One genomic segment of Synchiropus splendidus isolate RoL2022-P1 chromosome 16, RoL_Sspl_1.0, whole genome shotgun sequence includes these proteins:
- the cinp gene encoding cyclin-dependent kinase 2-interacting protein: protein MEGWSPAARKSSAVTGSARKLRDTAADWHNLILRWEKLNDEGLTVATSVVNLRRSSFQAEQRQQVDETPPPSSWPRGETVTLEEECLKLQDIVNKMASVVAKMQRLVTTLRGIMDLEAFQFGPEGRKVPLFHSWSTQTFEEASVFLLDAFTQELQLKQTILQELAHTDSPDLGLVYVSCWLHQPYVPPQSRLKLEAMLLETGHRTL, encoded by the exons ATGGAAG GTTGGTCTCCAGCGGCCAGGAAGAGCTCGGCGGTGACGGGCAGCGCGCGCAAACTCCGGGACACCGCGGCTGACTGGCACAACTTGATTCTGCGCTGGGAGAAGCTCAACGACGAGGGCTTGACCGTCGCCACCAGCGTGGTCAACCTGCGGCGCAGCAG TTTTCAGGcggagcagcggcagcaggtgGATGAGACTCCGCCTCCGTCCTCATGGCCGCGGGGTGAGACGGTGACGCTGGAGGAGGAGTGTCTCAAGCTCCAGGACATCGTCAACAAAATG GCGTCCGTCGTAGCCAAGATGCAGCGACTGGTCACGACGCTGAGAGGAATCATGGATTTGGAGGCGTTTCAGTTTGGACCTGAAGGCAGGAAGGTGCCACTCTTCCACAGCTGGAGCACCCAGACGTTCG AGGAAGCGTCCGTCTTCCTGTTGGACGCCTTCACgcaggagctgcagctgaaACAGACCATCCTGCAGGAACTTGCTCACACAGACTCCCCTGACCTGGGCCTGGTCTATGTTTCTTGCTGGTTGCACCAACCCTACGTTCCTCCTCAGAGCCGGCTGAAGCTGGAGGCCATGCTGCTGGAGACTGGACACAGGACACTCTGA
- the im:7136021 gene encoding uncharacterized protein im:7136021, whose protein sequence is MTSALDYPDELWLHVFSFLPRADKLSLRCTCGYFRQLLDGSSALWRDFDVVLRNFSRYSSHFWRSLAQRRTATVSLKFGKKKNLRKLCAWLPFLHTLRLDSWEESSIQELRRFAQLRHLSVTFCSKPLQSLDFLPPLSQQLTQLTICNVRLSCSTGALIDAVAQLKRLTCLMLHHDGSQRFPPPSRVLAHLPELRRLSWSMIQYKTLSEEFFNPALVTEGGDNPTLSHLQLVDYDAMVMPQVLQPLSRLSSLSIYHMYSVPGPSCHLQTWLSALPQLRSLHVAGGHALAVYADFLPPSLLSLSLEVDMQPEDLKLVSQRVPQLKCLHLEPWGSPSLLRFIPQLFPNLTTLRIRQRDASDDDILRLQDLQHLQTLEVIESFYSPCGKSMVSSQRAALTVSRLQQLVHHRFRVVTRPQSDLLTCNCIASV, encoded by the exons ATGACGTCCGCCCTGGATTATCCGGACGAGCTGTGGCTGCACGTCTTCAGCTTCTTGCCCCGCGCCGACAAGCTGAGCCTCCGCTGTACGTGCGGCTACTTCCGGCAGCTGCTGGACGGCAGCAGCGCGCTGTGGCGAGACTTCGACGTGGTGTTGAGGAACTTCTCGCGCTACAGCAGCCACTTCTGGCGCAGCCTTGCTCAGCGGCGCACCGCCACGGTCTCGCTCAAGTTCGGCAAGAAGAAGAACTTGCGGAAGCTGTGCGCGTGGCTGCCCTTCCTTCACACGCTGCGCCTGGACTCGTGGGAGGAGAGCAGCATCCAGGAGCTGAGGCGCTTCGCGCAGCTGCGACATCTGTCCGTCACCTTCTGCTCCAAGCCCCTGCAGAGTCTCGACTTCCTGCCTCCTTTGAGTCAGCAGCTGACGCAGCTGACCATCTGCAACGTCCGCCTCAGCTGCTCCACCGGCGCCCTGATCGACGCCGTGGCTCAGCTCAAACGCCTCACCTGCTTGATGCTCCACCACGACGGCAGCCAGAGGTTTCCTCCGCCCAGCCGCGTCCTGGCGCACCTGCCCGAGCTGCGCCGCCTCTCCTGGAGCATGATCCAGTACAAGACGCTCTCGGAGGAGTTCTTCAACCCGGCGCTGGTGACAG AAGGTGGCGACAACCCGACGCTGTCTCACCTGCAGCTGGTGGACTACGACGCCATGGTGATGCCGCAGGTCCTGCAGCCGCTGTCGCGCCTCAGCAGCCTCTCCATATACCACATGTACAGCGTCCCGGGACCCAGCTGCCACCTGCAGACCTGGCTGTCGGCCCTGCCCCAGCTGCGCAGCCTCCACGTGGCTG GAGGCCACGCCCTGGCCGTGTACGCCGACTTCCTGCCGCCGTCGCTGCTCAGCCTCTCCCTGGAGGTGGACATGCAGCCGGAGGACCTGAAGCTGGTGTCGCAGCGAGTGCCGCAGCTCAAGTGCCTGCACCTGGAGCCCTGGGGCTCGCCCAGCCTCCTCAGGTTCATCCCGCAGCTCTTTCCTAATCTGACCACGCTCCGCATCAG GCAACGTGATGCCTCGGACGACGACATACTGCGGCTGCAAGACCTCCAGCACCTTCAGACCCTGGAGGTGATCGAGTCCTTCTACAGTCCCTGTGGGAAGTCGATGGTGTCCTCGCAGCGTGCAGCGCTGACCGTCTCACGCCTGCAGCAGCTGGTCCACCACAGGTTCCGGGTGGTGACCAGGCCACAGTCAGATCTGCTGACCTGCAACTGCATCGCTTCAGTGTAG